Proteins found in one Solitalea lacus genomic segment:
- a CDS encoding type I restriction-modification system subunit M translates to MTAIEQQQLGKTLWAIADDLRGAMNADDFRDYMLSFLFLRYLSDNYEAAVKKELGSDYPDTPLDVLKKLGYSTPLEVWYAENPDDIEAFEKQMRRKVHYVIEPQYLWSHLAELARKQDVELLHTLENGFKFIENQSFESNFQGLFSEINLSSDKLGKSYKERNARLCTILQKIAEGIARFSTNTDILGDAYEYLIGQFAAGSGKKAGEFYTPQQISTILSEIVTLDSQDPALGKKTKLSKVLDLTCGSGSLLLNVRRQMGAHGIGKIYGQEKNITTYNLARMNMLLHGVKDTEFEIHHGDTLVNDWDILNEMNPAKKMEFDAIVSNPPFSLRWEPTEVLGEDFRFKNYGLAPKSAADFAFLLHGFHFLDNEGTMAIILPHGVLFRGGAEERIRAKLLKDHNIDTVIGLPANLFFSTGIPVCIIVLKKCKKFDDVLFINAAEHFEKGKRQNRLRDGDGNEPNDIRKIVETYKNRSEEDRYSRKVSMAEIEQNGYNLNISRYVSTSVEEEKIDLQAVNKSVVDLEKKIAEAKNKHNQFLQELGLPLI, encoded by the coding sequence ATGACCGCTATAGAACAACAACAATTAGGTAAAACACTTTGGGCCATAGCAGATGATTTGCGCGGCGCCATGAATGCCGATGATTTCAGGGATTATATGCTGTCCTTCCTCTTTTTACGCTACCTGAGTGATAACTACGAGGCAGCTGTTAAAAAAGAATTAGGCTCGGATTATCCTGATACTCCTTTGGATGTTTTAAAAAAATTAGGCTATTCTACACCTTTAGAAGTTTGGTATGCAGAAAATCCTGACGATATAGAAGCCTTTGAGAAGCAGATGCGCCGTAAAGTGCATTATGTAATAGAACCGCAATATCTTTGGAGCCATTTAGCAGAACTGGCAAGGAAACAAGATGTCGAATTATTGCATACACTGGAGAACGGTTTCAAGTTCATCGAAAACCAATCCTTCGAAAGTAATTTCCAGGGGCTGTTCTCAGAGATCAATCTATCGTCCGACAAGCTGGGTAAAAGCTATAAAGAAAGAAATGCCAGACTTTGCACCATCTTGCAAAAAATAGCCGAAGGCATTGCCAGGTTCTCCACCAATACTGATATACTCGGCGATGCGTATGAATATTTAATTGGCCAGTTTGCCGCAGGCTCAGGGAAAAAAGCCGGAGAGTTTTATACCCCTCAACAGATATCGACCATCCTCTCTGAAATTGTAACACTAGATAGCCAGGACCCTGCTTTAGGCAAAAAAACAAAGCTGAGCAAGGTGCTGGATCTTACCTGCGGTTCGGGCTCACTATTATTAAATGTACGCCGCCAAATGGGGGCACATGGTATCGGCAAAATTTACGGACAAGAAAAGAACATCACTACTTACAACCTTGCCCGTATGAACATGCTACTGCATGGGGTAAAGGATACCGAATTTGAAATACATCATGGGGATACTTTAGTGAATGACTGGGATATACTTAATGAGATGAACCCGGCAAAAAAGATGGAGTTCGATGCAATTGTATCCAATCCGCCTTTCAGTTTACGTTGGGAGCCTACAGAAGTACTAGGTGAAGATTTTCGTTTTAAAAACTATGGTTTGGCCCCAAAATCAGCAGCAGATTTTGCTTTCTTGTTACATGGTTTTCATTTCCTAGACAATGAAGGTACGATGGCCATCATCCTGCCCCATGGCGTACTGTTCCGTGGCGGTGCAGAAGAGCGTATTCGCGCCAAGCTATTAAAAGATCACAACATAGATACAGTCATCGGTTTGCCTGCTAACTTGTTTTTTTCAACAGGTATTCCTGTTTGCATTATCGTATTAAAGAAGTGCAAAAAGTTTGACGATGTATTGTTCATTAACGCAGCAGAACATTTTGAAAAAGGGAAACGTCAAAACCGTTTAAGGGATGGAGATGGCAATGAGCCAAACGATATACGCAAAATTGTAGAGACGTATAAAAACCGGAGCGAAGAAGATCGTTATTCCCGTAAAGTTTCAATGGCAGAAATTGAGCAAAACGGATACAACCTCAATATCTCCCGCTATGTAAGTACTTCAGTAGAAGAAGAGAAAATTGATTTGCAGGCAGTAAACAAAAGCGTGGTTGATTTAGAAAAGAAAATAGCTGAAGCAAAAAACAAGCACAACCAATTTTTACAGGAATTGGGATTGCCTCTGATTTAA
- a CDS encoding group II truncated hemoglobin, which produces MTDTKINPNNDNAPSLYEWAGGIQTFENLFQNFYEKVLKDDLLGDVFKNMSSEHIKHVSHFVAEVFGGPEFYTTEDNGSHAAMIGKHIGKMLTEDKRKRWMQLLLQTADEIGLKSDPEFRSALVGYLEWGTRIAVINSQLTQNPMVNNEPMPKWGWGETGGPYIPKEK; this is translated from the coding sequence ATGACTGATACAAAAATAAATCCAAACAATGATAATGCTCCCAGCCTTTATGAATGGGCAGGAGGGATTCAAACCTTTGAAAATTTATTCCAGAATTTTTATGAAAAAGTCTTGAAAGACGACCTGTTAGGTGATGTATTTAAAAACATGTCATCTGAGCATATCAAACATGTTTCACATTTTGTAGCAGAAGTTTTCGGAGGGCCTGAATTTTATACTACTGAAGATAATGGAAGCCATGCTGCTATGATAGGTAAACATATTGGCAAGATGCTTACAGAAGATAAAAGAAAAAGGTGGATGCAGCTTTTATTGCAAACTGCTGACGAAATTGGACTAAAAAGTGATCCTGAGTTTCGTTCTGCCTTAGTAGGTTATTTAGAATGGGGAACTCGTATTGCAGTCATCAATTCTCAACTAACTCAAAATCCCATGGTCAATAATGAACCCATGCCCAAGTGGGGTTGGGGAGAAACTGGCGGCCCCTATATTCCTAAAGAAAAATAG
- a CDS encoding DUF4180 domain-containing protein produces the protein MKIETHKIKDTLVAEVTSDDIIISNNEDGLDLLGNLYYQGFDKIVIHEKDITTDFFDLKNGMAGEILQKFSTYRVRLAIVGDFSKYKSKSLNDFIFESNKGRHINFVTSTVEAIKILSDR, from the coding sequence ATGAAAATTGAAACTCATAAGATAAAAGACACATTAGTTGCCGAAGTGACTTCGGACGACATTATTATTAGCAATAACGAAGATGGATTAGACTTGTTAGGAAACCTGTATTACCAAGGATTTGATAAGATTGTAATTCATGAAAAAGACATCACAACTGATTTTTTTGATCTTAAAAACGGAATGGCAGGAGAAATACTACAAAAGTTTTCAACTTATCGTGTTCGCCTGGCTATAGTTGGAGACTTTTCTAAATACAAAAGCAAGAGTTTAAATGACTTCATTTTTGAAAGTAATAAAGGAAGACATATAAACTTTGTAACTTCCACGGTAGAAGCAATAAAAATCCTTTCGGACCGATAA
- a CDS encoding Crp/Fnr family transcriptional regulator: MEFLFQSLSAITPLSTAYKNQLKQFVIEKHYAKHQLLIGQGDKMENVYFIRKGFAVGYFYDEEKRVTSSFWSTGQFLFTALDFAINEKSSIYIELVEDSIVMALPFEHLTELNTLFPEAKAIERFLVAEQHKMYEDRLKDFLTLTGENRYLKLTKAFPDLFQKLAQKYISSYLGITKETLSRYRAKKQNLKISFLLISNSVFINQFEAAFEFL, from the coding sequence ATGGAATTTTTATTTCAATCGTTATCGGCTATTACCCCTCTATCGACTGCCTATAAAAACCAGTTAAAGCAATTTGTTATTGAAAAACATTACGCTAAACATCAGCTGTTGATTGGCCAGGGTGATAAGATGGAAAATGTATATTTTATCAGAAAAGGGTTTGCTGTTGGTTATTTTTATGATGAGGAAAAAAGAGTTACCTCTTCCTTTTGGAGCACCGGACAATTCTTGTTCACAGCCCTTGATTTTGCAATTAACGAGAAATCTTCAATCTATATTGAACTTGTTGAAGATAGTATTGTGATGGCATTGCCATTTGAACATTTAACAGAGCTGAACACTTTGTTTCCTGAGGCGAAAGCAATCGAGCGTTTTCTGGTAGCAGAACAACACAAAATGTATGAAGACCGGCTAAAAGATTTCTTAACGCTTACAGGCGAAAACCGATACCTCAAATTAACCAAGGCCTTCCCTGACCTTTTCCAGAAATTAGCACAAAAATATATTTCCTCATACCTTGGAATTACCAAAGAAACCCTGAGCCGATACAGGGCAAAAAAACAGAACCTGAAGATTAGTTTTCTTTTGATTTCCAATTCTGTATTCATAAATCAATTTGAAGCCGCATTTGAATTCCTTTAG
- the mobC gene encoding conjugal transfer protein MobC has product MQTGENEQALRKILDMTRLISLVILGLHFYYQFYAAFHQWNIYSAFTDRLLNNIIQTDLFSSFHKSKLIALGFLGISLIGVKGRKNEKLTYQTALLYLSVGILIYFLSYLCIFLNLTETILSFFYISLTILGYLLILSGGTILSRIIKNKLQNDIFNSLNETFPQEERLFENEFSINLPARYNLKGKVRKSWINIINPFRSVLVLGTPGAGKTYFVIRHVITQHIKKGFSLFVYDFKYDDLSSIVYNTFLKYKHIYKVTPEFYHINFDDLSRSHRCNPLDPSTMNDISDAVESARTILLGLNRDWIRRQGDFFVESPINFLTAIIWFLRKYRYGEFCTLPHVIELMQVDYDNLFSVLRTEKEIEVFINPFISAYLNDAMEQLEGQIASAKIAMARLSSPSIYYVLSGNDFTLDINNPLKPKLVCMGNNSLKMQTYGAVLSLYVNRLVKLVNQKGKLKSSLIFDEFPTIYLNNMDSLIATARSNKVATCLGAQDLSQLRKDYGKEQAEVLMNIIGNVISGQVSGDTAKQLSDRIGKIMQDRESLSINRSDTSINRSKQLETAIPLSKIATLSSGEFVGTVADNPDCKIDLKAFHAEIRNDQSSFNNHNLEEIPLIRQKNDSLIQRNYLQINQDIQDLIQAEMERLLNDPGLGHLIIKKK; this is encoded by the coding sequence ATGCAGACAGGAGAAAACGAACAGGCCTTAAGGAAGATTTTGGATATGACCCGATTGATTAGTCTGGTTATTTTAGGACTACATTTTTATTATCAATTCTATGCAGCGTTTCATCAGTGGAATATTTACAGTGCGTTTACTGACAGGTTATTGAATAACATCATACAAACCGATTTGTTCAGCAGCTTTCATAAATCCAAATTAATTGCTCTGGGCTTTCTAGGCATTTCGCTTATTGGAGTTAAAGGGAGAAAGAATGAAAAACTTACTTATCAAACCGCACTACTTTATCTTTCTGTAGGTATTTTAATCTACTTTCTTAGCTACCTGTGCATATTCCTTAACCTTACTGAAACCATACTTTCTTTCTTTTACATAAGCCTAACCATTTTGGGCTATCTGCTAATACTTTCAGGTGGCACAATTTTATCTCGAATCATTAAAAACAAGCTTCAAAACGACATTTTTAACTCACTTAATGAAACATTTCCTCAAGAAGAGCGATTGTTCGAAAATGAATTTTCAATTAATCTTCCTGCCCGGTACAATTTAAAAGGCAAAGTCCGTAAAAGCTGGATCAATATCATTAACCCATTCCGTTCAGTTTTGGTTTTGGGAACTCCCGGTGCCGGAAAAACCTATTTTGTAATCCGGCATGTAATTACCCAACACATTAAAAAAGGGTTTTCCTTGTTTGTGTATGACTTCAAGTACGACGATCTTTCCTCAATTGTTTACAACACATTCCTGAAATATAAGCACATCTACAAGGTTACTCCTGAGTTCTACCATATTAACTTTGATGACCTCTCTCGTAGTCATCGATGTAACCCGTTGGACCCCTCAACGATGAACGATATTAGTGATGCGGTAGAATCTGCCCGTACCATTTTATTGGGATTGAACCGGGATTGGATTCGCAGGCAGGGGGACTTTTTCGTGGAATCTCCTATTAATTTTCTTACGGCTATTATATGGTTTCTTCGCAAATACCGATATGGTGAATTCTGTACGCTCCCCCATGTAATTGAACTCATGCAGGTTGATTATGATAATTTATTTTCTGTATTGCGTACTGAAAAAGAGATTGAGGTGTTTATCAACCCTTTCATTTCTGCATACCTGAATGATGCAATGGAGCAACTTGAAGGGCAAATAGCTTCTGCTAAAATTGCAATGGCAAGGCTCTCCTCCCCTTCTATTTATTATGTGCTTTCGGGTAATGATTTCACGTTGGATATTAATAACCCTTTAAAGCCAAAACTGGTTTGCATGGGAAATAATTCGCTAAAAATGCAGACTTATGGTGCTGTGTTATCGCTCTATGTCAATCGTTTGGTTAAACTTGTCAATCAAAAAGGAAAGCTTAAAAGCAGTCTCATTTTTGATGAATTTCCGACGATTTATTTGAACAATATGGATAGCTTGATTGCTACTGCACGAAGCAATAAGGTGGCTACCTGTTTGGGTGCTCAGGATCTTTCTCAGTTACGTAAAGACTACGGCAAAGAACAGGCTGAGGTGCTCATGAATATTATCGGAAATGTTATTTCCGGTCAGGTTTCTGGGGATACAGCTAAACAACTTTCCGATCGTATCGGGAAGATTATGCAGGACCGGGAAAGCCTGTCCATCAATCGTTCGGATACCTCTATCAACCGTTCCAAACAATTAGAAACAGCTATTCCTCTTTCCAAAATTGCAACGCTTTCTTCCGGTGAATTTGTAGGTACAGTGGCGGATAACCCTGATTGTAAAATTGATCTAAAGGCATTTCATGCAGAAATTCGAAATGACCAATCCAGCTTTAACAACCATAATCTTGAAGAAATTCCACTTATCCGACAAAAGAATGATTCATTGATACAACGAAATTACTTGCAAATAAACCAAGATATCCAGGATCTAATTCAGGCTGAGATGGAACGCTTGCTGAATGATCCGGGGTTAGGGCATTTGATAATAAAAAAGAAGTAG
- a CDS encoding relaxase/mobilization nuclease domain-containing protein: MVAILKTSNSIRRTFHYNELKVKSGMAECIMAANYPIDLEVLNEQQRLNRLLKLAALNENVKRNSVHISLNFTPEEQLSKERLCEVAFIYMERIGFGNQPYLVYQHHDAAHNHIHIVTVKVRANGSRIDMHNLCRNLSEPARKEIEKQFKLVIAEDHKRQVFQLGNIQKAVYGKSETIKAIASVLDAVLLQYKYTSLAELNTILNQYNVAADRGSENSRTYQNHGLMYRILDEHGNKVGVPFKASLINSKPTLSFLENRFTFNENERKKYAARIKNCIDLAFLKQSDLSLNDLIEMLKKEGIHTALRQNKEGILYEITYVDHRTKCVFNGNDLSKQYSAAGIVERTAAKEVNFLQPSRSMINTSDNFQAGKQQQTGNEFTSNDNWNNSIINRESRRLSEVLFQTDSSGNYLPNSLKRIKKRRRKSLSNH, from the coding sequence ATGGTTGCAATCTTAAAGACCAGTAACTCCATCAGGCGCACATTTCATTACAATGAACTAAAAGTAAAATCGGGTATGGCTGAATGTATAATGGCGGCAAACTACCCAATTGATCTGGAAGTTTTAAACGAACAACAGCGCTTGAATCGACTCCTTAAGCTGGCTGCTTTGAATGAAAATGTGAAGAGAAACAGTGTGCATATCTCACTCAATTTCACTCCGGAAGAACAACTTTCAAAGGAGAGACTTTGTGAAGTTGCTTTTATTTATATGGAAAGAATTGGCTTTGGAAACCAGCCTTACCTAGTCTATCAGCACCATGATGCCGCACACAATCACATTCATATTGTCACAGTTAAAGTCCGGGCAAATGGTTCTCGCATTGACATGCATAATCTCTGCCGCAACCTGTCTGAACCGGCCCGTAAAGAAATTGAAAAACAGTTTAAACTGGTGATAGCTGAAGACCATAAACGGCAGGTTTTCCAGCTTGGGAATATTCAGAAAGCTGTTTATGGCAAATCGGAAACCATAAAGGCTATTGCTAGTGTGCTTGACGCAGTGTTGCTTCAATATAAATACACATCTCTTGCTGAACTAAATACCATTTTAAATCAATACAATGTGGCGGCAGACAGGGGTAGTGAAAACTCCCGAACGTATCAGAATCATGGACTGATGTACAGGATTCTGGATGAGCATGGAAATAAAGTCGGCGTACCGTTTAAGGCAAGCCTTATTAACAGTAAACCGACTCTTTCCTTCCTTGAAAACAGGTTTACATTTAATGAAAATGAACGAAAAAAATATGCTGCACGTATCAAGAACTGTATTGATTTAGCCTTTCTAAAACAGTCTGACCTTTCATTAAATGACCTAATTGAAATGCTCAAAAAAGAAGGTATCCATACAGCTCTACGCCAAAATAAAGAGGGCATTCTTTACGAAATCACCTATGTAGATCACCGAACCAAATGTGTTTTTAACGGCAACGATTTAAGCAAACAATACAGTGCCGCAGGGATTGTTGAACGTACTGCTGCGAAAGAAGTGAATTTTCTTCAACCTTCCCGATCAATGATTAATACATCGGATAATTTCCAGGCTGGAAAGCAACAGCAAACCGGAAATGAATTTACATCCAATGACAATTGGAATAATTCAATCATTAACCGGGAAAGCCGTAGACTTTCAGAAGTCTTATTTCAAACAGATTCTTCAGGAAACTATCTACCCAACTCCTTGAAAAGGATTAAAAAAAGGAGAAGAAAGAGCTTATCAAACCACTAA
- a CDS encoding plasmid mobilization protein yields the protein MKDEKNYRTKRLNFNLTEVEYKRLHSLFSNTTCPKMSNYVRKVLLGKPVVVTYRNQSLDELMEEAILLRKELNNIGNNFNQAVNILHNLHQLPELQQWLETYENSRQVLLEKMEAIKDQINKIGAQWLQS from the coding sequence ATGAAGGATGAGAAAAACTACCGCACGAAACGACTGAATTTTAACCTCACGGAAGTCGAATATAAACGCTTGCATAGCTTATTTTCAAATACTACCTGCCCCAAAATGAGCAACTATGTGCGTAAAGTTTTACTGGGCAAACCCGTTGTGGTTACTTATCGTAATCAGTCATTGGATGAGCTGATGGAGGAAGCGATTTTGCTGCGTAAAGAGCTTAATAACATCGGCAATAACTTTAACCAGGCTGTTAATATTCTACACAATTTACATCAATTACCGGAATTGCAGCAATGGCTTGAAACCTATGAAAATTCCAGACAAGTACTTCTTGAAAAAATGGAAGCCATCAAAGATCAGATCAATAAAATTGGCGCGCAATGGTTGCAATCTTAA